A genome region from Tenebrio molitor chromosome 4, icTenMoli1.1, whole genome shotgun sequence includes the following:
- the LOC138128046 gene encoding receptor-type tyrosine-protein phosphatase alpha-like isoform X3, giving the protein MCSNSKFSYLYIIRSSSYNVEVKRESRELSNWIYSDWDEIHSRNSFHAPVTDKRWQNFTTTIRDGFIIKSTQCFSTYSDNNNINLTFTSKDKKIRRTITLGQDDNNVEKKNFPFRWFHYAILAKNNNLKILIDNITENIKIDFVPHAVAIHKNNLKFHDYYFHYSDQVTSSRPSDLTIEYSENLCLSLFVSVDKNCYLNIILKINENIVDNKTVEGFNEYNSLKMWREIELRSNTSGKGELIFYRKRSDNQIKGYWAIDDIHFCNQKIETFSTKLSSDDNNTTFCKSLTPEYRSDDNYTFCNKIGYLGKNCNISCEEILGISYSDCSNHKICLENEICYCSWGHTGSFCNESCGHGYWGPNCSLLCNPNCETCDIIDGCIKCKKQFFGEECSKKLPVALAPPLLSSLEENSVTISLTNLQSGADEAKPEYYQIQYKRVDESIYTNFSDVKPISPSLSINTYEINNLTTKTQAYKIRVILIVQNRSCTDNVPELSTYRKTLHATFVDSASLLIDWENIEKGRSFNYSVECECAGSNKPVEKNILPTETRRIIKNVTTNKTCNIRLWVIIKNETKLLDNISINPLNLVKTHLFTQPSPIASEHFTKKVKSSPKFESSTFEATVTLPTLTTRYQQNITTDTKSNFKPLTFETTATSLDLTTAFQESDKPMDAFSNGWILILLCGLIVAIAILSIIYRYYISRKNTEQERNVPEEMILLDVVTANGQTNNTIIKLQDFETYVTNLRSTTKDLENQFRSLPEVITHSCAIAKKSMNFNKNKDETYIPYDHTRVVLKALPGVGNDDYINASYINGYNREKAYIACQGPKFSTIKDFWRLIWQENVETVIMATNFFENKKRMCAEYWPQKLNTLNEYGNMIIKLTKVEDFEHHDIREFEIYYESYTRKVRHFYLKWGSDDENPIYPNTLVPVVKYIREVTETSNVPIVIHSGFGVNRTGTLILCDLVLAMAKSTNEIDIYNLTKSLREQRPHMVNQMENYLLVHLVVLEVLMETENPFKNSRQENFDVNAIKRQLNYLKRLQWNDSIVKYQHSQCVTSPEQHTPFVDGYATSGNYLVIPQPTEQTVTEFWKLITTKRVTHILFLRKLKENIPMWPHRSVGSATIISVRWLERSRKSYGIINYLQVRRFTKTTGKIIYETNICLFELYNWSVKRPLKNSNHFLKIMLKFNRVSEHREPCLIACKDGVSASGLFVVLSYVFRKHEKELEIDVCNAIRTARRNGTEFIDSAKQLRVIYMFIDAYFHGYDKYHYIEE; this is encoded by the exons ATGTGTAGTAACTCAAAATTCAGTTATCTATATATCATCAGGAGTTCCAG TTACAACGTAGAGGTGAAGCGAGAATCACGTGAACTTAGCAATTGGATTTATAGTGACTGGGACGAAATACACTCAAGAAATTCATTTCATGCTCCTGTTACAGATAAACGATGGCAAA ATTTTACGACCACGATACGTGATGGCTTTATCATAAAAAGCACTCAATGTTTTTCAACATATTCTGATAACAACAATATAAATCTCACCTTTACTtctaaagataaaaaaattcgaagAACAATTACTTTGGGACAAGATGATAACAAC GTTGAGAAAAAGAACTTTCCCTTTCGGTGGTTTCATTATGCCATATtggcaaaaaataataatcttaAGATATTAATTGATAACATAAcggaaaatataaaaatagatTTTGTTCCACACGCGGTCGCAATACACaagaacaatttaaaatttcacgaCT attattttcattattctGACCAAGTCACCTCTAGCAGACCGAGTGACTTGACCATTGAGTATTccgaaaatttatgtttgtccCTTTTTGTCTCGGTAGACAAGAACTGTTAcctaaatataattttaaaaataaacgaaaacaTCGTTGATAACAAAACAGTTGAAGGATTTAATGAATATAACTCTTTGAAAATGTGGAGGGAAATTGAATTACGGAGTAATACTTCTGGAAAAGGAGAActaattttttatcgtaaACGGTCAGATAATCAAATCAAGGGTTATTGGGCAATCGATGACATACATTTTTGCAATCAAAAAATAG AAactttttcaacaaaattgtCTTCTGACGATAACAATACAACCTTCTGTAAAAGTTTAACTCCAGAATACAGATCTGACGATAATTATacattttgcaataaaattggATATCtaggaaaaaattgtaacataAGTTGTGAAGAGATACTAGGAATATCATATTCGGATTGTTCAAATCATAaaatttgtttggaaaatgaaatttgttatTGTAGTTGGGGACACACCGGGTCATTTTGTAATGAGA GTTGTGGTCATGGTTATTGGGGACCAAATTGCAGTTTATTATGCAATCCCAACTGTGAAACTTGCGACATTATAGATGGTTGCattaaatgcaaaaaacaatttttcggAGAAGAATGTTCAA AAAAATTACCAGTTGCATTGGCACCTCCTTTGCTGAGTTCTCTTGAAGAGAACTCAGTGACAATATCGCTGACAAATCTGCAGTCTGGTGCTGATGAAGCAAAACCAGAATATTATCAAATACAATATAAACGA GTTGATGAAAGCATCTACACCAACTTTTCAGATGTAAAGCCAATTTCACCGAGTCTGAGCATAAATacttatgaaattaataatctgACAACAAAGACGCAGGCTTATAAAATAAGAgtaatattaatagttcagAATAGATCTTGTACAGATAATGTCCCTGAATTATCGACATATAGAA AAACACTTCACGCAACATTTGTCGATTCTGCAAGTTTATTAATAGACTgggaaaatattgaaaaaggAAGATCTTTCAATTACTCTGTGGAATGTGAA tGCGCTGGATCAAACAAACCTGTTGAAAAGAATATACTTCCAACAGAAACAAggagaattattaaaaatgtgacAACCAATAAAACTTGCAATATAAGATTATGGGTcatcattaaaaatgaaactaaaTTATTGGATAACATTTCAATTAATCCATTAAATCTagtaaaaacacatttattcACCCAACCATCACCGATAGCAAGtgaacattttacaaaaaaagtaaaaagcaGTCCTAAATTTGAATCTTCCACTTTTGAAGCAACTGTGACTTTACCAACGTTAACCACACGTTATCAACAAAACATAACAACCGACACCAAAAGCAACTTCAAACCTTTAACTTTTGAAACGACTGCAACCTCCTTGGACTTGACAACCGCATTTCAAG agTCTGACAAACCAATGGACGCCTTTAGCAATGGTTGGATATTAATTTTACTTTGCGGTTTGATCGTGGCAATTGCAATTTTAAGTATTATTTACCGTTATTACATATCGAGAAAAAATACAGAACAGGAGAGAAATGTACCAGAGGAAATGATTTTGTTGGATGTAGTGACTGCGAACGGACAAACGAATAATACAATCATAAAATTACAAGATTTTGAAACTTACGTAACAAATCTAAGATCAACAACCAAGGATCTTGAAAATCAGTTTCGC tCTCTTCCAGAGGTAATAACTCATTCATGTGCGATTGCTAAGAAAAGTATgaactttaataaaaacaaagatgAAACATATATTCCAT ATGACCATACCAGAGTTGTTTTAAAGGCGTTACCAGGAGTAGGAAATGATGACTATATAAATGCCAGTTACATAAAT GGTTATAACAGAGAAAAAGCTTACATAGCATGTCAAGGACCTAAGTTTAGCACAATCAAAGATTTTTGGAGGTTAATTTGGCAAGAGAATGTTGAAACAGTCATAATGGccactaatttttttgaaaataaaaaa AGAATGTGTGCCGAGTACTGGCCGCAGAAATTAAATACCTTGAATGAATACGGAAATATGATAATTAAGTTAACTAAGGTAGAAGACTTTGAGCATCACGACATCAGAGAATTCGAAATATATTATGAAAGCTACACAAGGAAAGTTAGACATTTCTATCTCAAATGGGGTTCGGATGATGAAAATCCAATTTATCCAAACACTTTAGTGCCAGTAGTAAAATATATAAGGGAAGTTACAGAAACCAGTAACGTGCCAATAGTAATTCATTCTGG GTTTGGGGTAAACAGAACtggaacattaattttgtgcGATCTAGTTTTAGCAATGGCAAAATcaacaaatgaaattgatatttataatttaacaaaaagttTAAGAGAGCAAAGACCTCATATGGTAAATCAAATG gaaaattatttactaGTACATCTAGTTGTTTTAGAAGTTTTGATGGAAACAGAAAatccatttaaaaattctcgtcaagaaaattttgatgtaaatgCCATTAAACGACaactcaattatttaaaaagattACAGTGGAATGACAGCATTGTTAAATACCAGCATTCTCAATGTGTCACCAGTCCAGAACAGCACACCCCTTTTG TGGATGGATATGCGACGAGTGGAAACTATTTAGTTATACCACAACCTACTGAACAAACTGTTACAgaattttggaaattaattACAACAAAACGAGTTactcacattttatttttaagaaaacttAAA GAAAATATTCCCATGTGGCCTCACAGGAGTGTTGGTTCTGCAACGATAATTTCAGTTAGATGGTTGGAGCGAAGTAGAAAATCTTATGGCATCATAAATTACTTGCAAGTGCGGAGATTCACTAAAACAACCGGAAAA ATAATTTACGAAACCAATATTTGTTTGTTCGAACTGTACAACTGGAGCGTAAAACggccattaaaaaattctaatcactttcttaaaattatgttaaaatttaacagagTTAGTGAACACCGTGAACCATGCTTAATTGCGTGCAA GGATGGAGTCAGCGCTTCTGGCTTATTTGTAGTGTTGTCTTATGTTTTCCGAAAACACGAAAAAGAGTTGGAAATTGACGTATGCAACGCTATTCGTACTGCGAGAAGAAATGGAACAGAATTTATCGACAGTGCG AAACAGCTGAGAGTGATTTATATGTTCATTGATGCGTACTTCCATGGATATGATAAATATCACTATATAGAGGAATAA
- the LOC138128046 gene encoding receptor-type tyrosine-protein phosphatase alpha-like isoform X2 produces the protein MLLWVMLNCILVKTFTSGEVITLIKDHSVTCVVTQNSVIYISSGVPEVKRESRELSNWIYSDWDEIHSRNSFHAPVTDKRWQNFTTTIRDGFIIKSTQCFSTYSDNNNINLTFTSKDKKIRRTITLGQDDNNVEKKNFPFRWFHYAILAKNNNLKILIDNITENIKIDFVPHAVAIHKNNLKFHDYYFHYSDQVTSSRPSDLTIEYSENLCLSLFVSVDKNCYLNIILKINENIVDNKTVEGFNEYNSLKMWREIELRSNTSGKGELIFYRKRSDNQIKGYWAIDDIHFCNQKIETFSTKLSSDDNNTTFCKSLTPEYRSDDNYTFCNKIGYLGKNCNISCEEILGISYSDCSNHKICLENEICYCSWGHTGSFCNESCGHGYWGPNCSLLCNPNCETCDIIDGCIKCKKQFFGEECSKKLPVALAPPLLSSLEENSVTISLTNLQSGADEAKPEYYQIQYKRVDESIYTNFSDVKPISPSLSINTYEINNLTTKTQAYKIRVILIVQNRSCTDNVPELSTYRKTLHATFVDSASLLIDWENIEKGRSFNYSVECECAGSNKPVEKNILPTETRRIIKNVTTNKTCNIRLWVIIKNETKLLDNISINPLNLVKTHLFTQPSPIASEHFTKKVKSSPKFESSTFEATVTLPTLTTRYQQNITTDTKSNFKPLTFETTATSLDLTTAFQESDKPMDAFSNGWILILLCGLIVAIAILSIIYRYYISRKNTEQERNVPEEMILLDVVTANGQTNNTIIKLQDFETYVTNLRSTTKDLENQFRSLPEVITHSCAIAKKSMNFNKNKDETYIPYDHTRVVLKALPGVGNDDYINASYINGYNREKAYIACQGPKFSTIKDFWRLIWQENVETVIMATNFFENKKRMCAEYWPQKLNTLNEYGNMIIKLTKVEDFEHHDIREFEIYYESYTRKVRHFYLKWGSDDENPIYPNTLVPVVKYIREVTETSNVPIVIHSGFGVNRTGTLILCDLVLAMAKSTNEIDIYNLTKSLREQRPHMVNQMENYLLVHLVVLEVLMETENPFKNSRQENFDVNAIKRQLNYLKRLQWNDSIVKYQHSQCVTSPEQHTPFVDGYATSGNYLVIPQPTEQTVTEFWKLITTKRVTHILFLRKLKENIPMWPHRSVGSATIISVRWLERSRKSYGIINYLQVRRFTKTTGKIIYETNICLFELYNWSVKRPLKNSNHFLKIMLKFNRVSEHREPCLIACKDGVSASGLFVVLSYVFRKHEKELEIDVCNAIRTARRNGTEFIDSALRVIYMFIDAYFHGYDKYHYIEE, from the exons ATGTTATTGTGGGTGATGTTGAATTGCATATTAGTGAAAACATTTACTTCAGGTGAAGTAATTACACTAATTAAAGATCACAGCGTCACATGTGTAGTAACTCAAAATTCAGTTATCTATATATCATCAGGAGTTCCAG AGGTGAAGCGAGAATCACGTGAACTTAGCAATTGGATTTATAGTGACTGGGACGAAATACACTCAAGAAATTCATTTCATGCTCCTGTTACAGATAAACGATGGCAAA ATTTTACGACCACGATACGTGATGGCTTTATCATAAAAAGCACTCAATGTTTTTCAACATATTCTGATAACAACAATATAAATCTCACCTTTACTtctaaagataaaaaaattcgaagAACAATTACTTTGGGACAAGATGATAACAAC GTTGAGAAAAAGAACTTTCCCTTTCGGTGGTTTCATTATGCCATATtggcaaaaaataataatcttaAGATATTAATTGATAACATAAcggaaaatataaaaatagatTTTGTTCCACACGCGGTCGCAATACACaagaacaatttaaaatttcacgaCT attattttcattattctGACCAAGTCACCTCTAGCAGACCGAGTGACTTGACCATTGAGTATTccgaaaatttatgtttgtccCTTTTTGTCTCGGTAGACAAGAACTGTTAcctaaatataattttaaaaataaacgaaaacaTCGTTGATAACAAAACAGTTGAAGGATTTAATGAATATAACTCTTTGAAAATGTGGAGGGAAATTGAATTACGGAGTAATACTTCTGGAAAAGGAGAActaattttttatcgtaaACGGTCAGATAATCAAATCAAGGGTTATTGGGCAATCGATGACATACATTTTTGCAATCAAAAAATAG AAactttttcaacaaaattgtCTTCTGACGATAACAATACAACCTTCTGTAAAAGTTTAACTCCAGAATACAGATCTGACGATAATTATacattttgcaataaaattggATATCtaggaaaaaattgtaacataAGTTGTGAAGAGATACTAGGAATATCATATTCGGATTGTTCAAATCATAaaatttgtttggaaaatgaaatttgttatTGTAGTTGGGGACACACCGGGTCATTTTGTAATGAGA GTTGTGGTCATGGTTATTGGGGACCAAATTGCAGTTTATTATGCAATCCCAACTGTGAAACTTGCGACATTATAGATGGTTGCattaaatgcaaaaaacaatttttcggAGAAGAATGTTCAA AAAAATTACCAGTTGCATTGGCACCTCCTTTGCTGAGTTCTCTTGAAGAGAACTCAGTGACAATATCGCTGACAAATCTGCAGTCTGGTGCTGATGAAGCAAAACCAGAATATTATCAAATACAATATAAACGA GTTGATGAAAGCATCTACACCAACTTTTCAGATGTAAAGCCAATTTCACCGAGTCTGAGCATAAATacttatgaaattaataatctgACAACAAAGACGCAGGCTTATAAAATAAGAgtaatattaatagttcagAATAGATCTTGTACAGATAATGTCCCTGAATTATCGACATATAGAA AAACACTTCACGCAACATTTGTCGATTCTGCAAGTTTATTAATAGACTgggaaaatattgaaaaaggAAGATCTTTCAATTACTCTGTGGAATGTGAA tGCGCTGGATCAAACAAACCTGTTGAAAAGAATATACTTCCAACAGAAACAAggagaattattaaaaatgtgacAACCAATAAAACTTGCAATATAAGATTATGGGTcatcattaaaaatgaaactaaaTTATTGGATAACATTTCAATTAATCCATTAAATCTagtaaaaacacatttattcACCCAACCATCACCGATAGCAAGtgaacattttacaaaaaaagtaaaaagcaGTCCTAAATTTGAATCTTCCACTTTTGAAGCAACTGTGACTTTACCAACGTTAACCACACGTTATCAACAAAACATAACAACCGACACCAAAAGCAACTTCAAACCTTTAACTTTTGAAACGACTGCAACCTCCTTGGACTTGACAACCGCATTTCAAG agTCTGACAAACCAATGGACGCCTTTAGCAATGGTTGGATATTAATTTTACTTTGCGGTTTGATCGTGGCAATTGCAATTTTAAGTATTATTTACCGTTATTACATATCGAGAAAAAATACAGAACAGGAGAGAAATGTACCAGAGGAAATGATTTTGTTGGATGTAGTGACTGCGAACGGACAAACGAATAATACAATCATAAAATTACAAGATTTTGAAACTTACGTAACAAATCTAAGATCAACAACCAAGGATCTTGAAAATCAGTTTCGC tCTCTTCCAGAGGTAATAACTCATTCATGTGCGATTGCTAAGAAAAGTATgaactttaataaaaacaaagatgAAACATATATTCCAT ATGACCATACCAGAGTTGTTTTAAAGGCGTTACCAGGAGTAGGAAATGATGACTATATAAATGCCAGTTACATAAAT GGTTATAACAGAGAAAAAGCTTACATAGCATGTCAAGGACCTAAGTTTAGCACAATCAAAGATTTTTGGAGGTTAATTTGGCAAGAGAATGTTGAAACAGTCATAATGGccactaatttttttgaaaataaaaaa AGAATGTGTGCCGAGTACTGGCCGCAGAAATTAAATACCTTGAATGAATACGGAAATATGATAATTAAGTTAACTAAGGTAGAAGACTTTGAGCATCACGACATCAGAGAATTCGAAATATATTATGAAAGCTACACAAGGAAAGTTAGACATTTCTATCTCAAATGGGGTTCGGATGATGAAAATCCAATTTATCCAAACACTTTAGTGCCAGTAGTAAAATATATAAGGGAAGTTACAGAAACCAGTAACGTGCCAATAGTAATTCATTCTGG GTTTGGGGTAAACAGAACtggaacattaattttgtgcGATCTAGTTTTAGCAATGGCAAAATcaacaaatgaaattgatatttataatttaacaaaaagttTAAGAGAGCAAAGACCTCATATGGTAAATCAAATG gaaaattatttactaGTACATCTAGTTGTTTTAGAAGTTTTGATGGAAACAGAAAatccatttaaaaattctcgtcaagaaaattttgatgtaaatgCCATTAAACGACaactcaattatttaaaaagattACAGTGGAATGACAGCATTGTTAAATACCAGCATTCTCAATGTGTCACCAGTCCAGAACAGCACACCCCTTTTG TGGATGGATATGCGACGAGTGGAAACTATTTAGTTATACCACAACCTACTGAACAAACTGTTACAgaattttggaaattaattACAACAAAACGAGTTactcacattttatttttaagaaaacttAAA GAAAATATTCCCATGTGGCCTCACAGGAGTGTTGGTTCTGCAACGATAATTTCAGTTAGATGGTTGGAGCGAAGTAGAAAATCTTATGGCATCATAAATTACTTGCAAGTGCGGAGATTCACTAAAACAACCGGAAAA ATAATTTACGAAACCAATATTTGTTTGTTCGAACTGTACAACTGGAGCGTAAAACggccattaaaaaattctaatcactttcttaaaattatgttaaaatttaacagagTTAGTGAACACCGTGAACCATGCTTAATTGCGTGCAA GGATGGAGTCAGCGCTTCTGGCTTATTTGTAGTGTTGTCTTATGTTTTCCGAAAACACGAAAAAGAGTTGGAAATTGACGTATGCAACGCTATTCGTACTGCGAGAAGAAATGGAACAGAATTTATCGACAGTGCG CTGAGAGTGATTTATATGTTCATTGATGCGTACTTCCATGGATATGATAAATATCACTATATAGAGGAATAA